The Gopherus flavomarginatus isolate rGopFla2 chromosome 4, rGopFla2.mat.asm, whole genome shotgun sequence genomic interval ggacacaagtcacttgctggaggattctctggaccttgaaatctttaaactatgatctgaggacttcaatagctcagacatagttTAGGgttttgatacaggagtgggtggatgagattctgtggcctgcagtgtgcaggagacagactagacaatcataatggtcctttctgactatgattctatgttataTTCCTACATGTACATCAATCACCACTGATTCCTACCAGGCCACACAAGAGCAGGACCAGGTAGAACACACTATAACAACACACACTACTCTGACTCActgttaaaatggtctttcaCAGCATCCCTGAGCTGTACATCTCcacactgagctcttctaatagcccttgtaTCTGTCTGCTCATATACAGAAGACATCCTCTCAGTAAGCTGGTATGGGCTGGTACAGTGTACTGGTAAGAAAGTGGCCAGAGCATTCAGTACAAATGGGTAAAATAGGGTAGGTTTAACTGTagtaataaaaaaatcagatttattgcttgaattaaatatattttacattgtCCTGAAACAAAATGCTCCCCTTCAGTTTTTACTTCTTGTCAGGTGGAAGATGTTTACTTGATTCCGAACGTTAGCTTTTGAGTGCCATCATGGTAACTGCTGGCTACTTATTGGTCAAGTCTGTCGTGTCAGACATGCAATTTACAGTAGAAAGCACCCAGTGTGGCTGTCCCCTCCATTGGaacaatgaaattaaatgtagttgATTGCAGAATCACACACTCCATAATTCAGCCTTTGCTAAGAGGGAATGACTCTCCGGAGCAGAGATGTTGCTGGAAGGGGCCCAGTGTTGTGAAATCTATTAAGGCAAAATGGATTGCAGCAAACATCCCTCTCTGCAAGCAAACCAACCACCCCTAAGCTTATTTGGAGAGGGAATCAGAGTTGACCTCAGAGAGTAGGGGAGCTGaaaggcagcaggcaggggggtcTAAGGAGCACAATGCGAGCAGGACTCAGGAGTGTGATTGTGCAGAAAGCCCCTTGCTTCTCACCTGGTTCGCTTTTGGGCTGGTTCTCCTGCTGGCCACCTGCTCTCCAGCATGCAGATCCACATGTGCAGGTCTTTGGGGGACAAGGCAGCTTGGGGAGCGAGTGTGGTGTGCACGCTGCAGGACAGAGGGGTGGCTTTGTGCTCTGTGCCCAGGGCACTGTGCTCTGCTTCCAGCCCTTGAGTTCATTCTTTATtcagccagctgtgggagggagagctCATTTGGCTGCAATCGGGGAGCGCCAGAGCCAGGGACCTTCCTTATCCTGTGCCCACGCTCTCTGGGGGAGTCTCTGCAGCAGTCCCTGTTGCAGGTGGCTGTGGAGTGCCAGAGGCAGGAACCAGCAGCGGGGGAGGGGACGGTGTGGGGCTTGGCAGCGCACAAGCTGAGTTCCGAAGCAGCTGGCACCCTGTGTGAAACTTCTAAGTCTCATGCATCTTTtccactgtggggggggggggttgctgcTGTTTGCTGGTCTGTGCCATGCCCCAGGACTTGGCCCATCTTACACACTAACAGGTTATGTTTAAGCATAAAAGTGAGGAAACGGGAGATTGTCAGTCAAAAAGAACAGCAACAAATGGAAAAGCTGAAAGTCATCCAcaaaagagtatgtctacatagccGACATAGCCATGGTGCACTGCACTCTGGAGCagtacaagcactcctggtgagtatgcATACCTCAGACACAGGGAGACAAGTATGCATGTGCACAAGTGATGAACCAACTGCGGTGGCTGTATGCCAACATAATTTGAGTAGCAAGTTTGTAGtctagacatgcccttagttgtTTACTCTCCTTGTCCcatgaagatgagtcatgcaagtgATTTCCTCCCATCAATTGTGTTTGAAGCTCAGTGCAGAAGTGTGAAGGGAATTAACCCCTCTAACAAGGAGGAACCGAATCTCTGTGCTGCTTGGTCTCCAAGGGGCAAGGTTTTCTAGGCATAAGAAAGGAATCTccagtgcttagcctgggttagtcctaaagaacatacagagcttgcttattatagaagcttctattatctTTTGAAGCTTTAGATTGTAACtcatctgtgtgtgtatatgttcacctgctttaactttgtaaataacttgtttcctttttaataaatctttagatagtttattacaggattagctacaagcattgtctttggtgtgataTCTagggtgcaattgacctgggataAATGATTTGTCCTTTTGACCTGGgaataacctgaatattattagggttggaagggacctcaagagatcatctaatccaaccccctgctcaaagcaggactgatcccCAAATAGcctcttcaaggattgaactcacaatcctgggtttagcaggccagtgctcaaacaactgagctagccctccaattgaatattattgtgatttttggtggaagggaccatctatcacaaaggcaagcttaCTTGAGTAACAAGATAGATGAGAGTACCCAACCCAAGGGACTATTTCTGACTCCAAGGTTAGGCTGTTATAGTGCtggaggagtttacacttgatattGGTTGGtgcaatctaagtatagaactcacagtcAATTTGGGGCTTGTGCCTGGTTCTTAGTCTGTACAgaggttggtactcatgctcttgAACCACTTCAGGACAGCATGACACATATATTGACAGCTGAATAGTCtagagaaaaatcaaatgcatccTCTCATTCACCATTCCTCTGCAGTCAGCTGCTGGGCCAAACAGAGGATGACAACCAACTTGTGCTATCAGTTACGCTGTTAGCTCATATGACAGATCTTATATGCTGCGGATCTAAACACATGGGATTCAATAACACCTTCAGCATACTTTAATAAAGTGTGTTATATGTAATAATATATACAATAATATACAGTATATCTTCATTTAGAGGGTGGGACAAACTGGCTAGCAATCAACATAGCTTTTACAAAACCTAAGAGgcctttacaaatattttaaatgtgctcACCTCTGTCTTATTTTCAGGATTATCCAAGACCAAGTTTCCCCTTAGGAACTCTTTTCCATCAAACTGCAATGTGTAAACCTTTTGGTCATATTGAATCACTGCATGAAAACCAATGCAAGAACTTAACATTCAAAACACACAGATCAGCAGACCTCTATCACTATGATGGAAGAAACCAAACATTTTTGTATGTAGAAATTTGCCTTGCTCACAGGGAATGTGAAGCGGAATTATTTCAGTTTGCCTGGCAGTTCTGTTACTTCAGGACGACATTGCTTCCAACACTTTCTCTAATTTATCCTGTGAGGAAAAAATCTAACTGATGTCTTCTTGAACTACTGCATTTTAGCATGTAATTAGTGGAAACTTTAATGAATACACGATCCTGCCTAATTTTGAGACATCAAAAGTATAATGACAATTCTATAATATGATGTATCAGGGCAAATTGTCAGTTTCTTCCCTACCTCTTCAAACACAAAGGCCCTTAGAATTCAgcactcagaaaaaaaaatctgtacaaaTGTTTTCAGGGAGCAAAAAGTATATCTGGGCTGCAGCAACTATTCAGAATTGTAACAGTAGTTGGTAGTGCGAGAGGCAGCATAGTGATAGCTGAAAAAGTCTTGCAGAGGCCCTTTGTAGCAATCTGCCATCAAATTATAAGAAGAGTTGGGGTAATTCCCCTCCTCTGAATATTGCTAAACCATCCTTAACAAAGATCATTTTTATCCCGATGGTGCATAACAATTAATCCAAAGAGTACCTTTTCTTGACATTGGAATTCACTAGGTTGCATCACTCAGATATCATGTGTTTTAAACAAACTCCTGGGAGAGATTAGGACAGGACAAACACCTTTCAatatacatacatgcacacattCAGCAACATGGACTGTATAGTGCTCTTTAGTTTCAATATAGTTTTCAGGAACAAACTATAGACATTTGTTTGCCCACTGATGCTGCCTCTTTCCTAGATTATAAGATAATGTTTTGCTTTAGATGGGAAAATCCATGAACAGGTCCCTGAACTACTCACCCCTCTTCTCTTGAAAGTGCACACAGCCTTGATACACAAGCAAGGATTTTTCATGAGCAAAGGAAAAATGTTTCTGGGAGCCCCTTACTGACAGCATATCACTGGGCCACAAGACACCTGCCTGTCACCACTTCTGTCTGTGGATGCCAAAGGACTCACATTTGCTACTACTGTTTCTGTAAGGAACAGCTGATAGATACAGGGACCTCTATGATGTGCTGGAggaggaaacacagtggatcaaAGTATgcgtgggtggggaggggattaGTGGAGCTGTGAGGAAGAATATAGAAGTGATGAATTTTCAGTGGAGGAAGAATATGGAACTCATGAGTATTTCTGAAGAGTGTAGAATTAATCGTTTATTTGAGGGAAGAACCCTATAGCCAGAAAATGTCACAAGTATTGCCAGCCGAGGCAGAACACTTTTGGAGCAGCCCTTGGTTGAAATGTTGATGGCACATCACTGAATGCTCCCTACCCTTATGTTGTATTCTGGGTGAGTGGAGAAATGGGGAAGAAGATCAGAACTACTGGAGTGGAAGGAGGGGAACAGAGGGGAGGAGAAAAGTCCACGTAAAAAGTAAATGAGCAAAAAAGAATAAGATGGCAAATTTAATTGAGGGCAGGAAAGGGGAAGTGAAAAATTGGACGGTAAAAATGAGAGACCATGACATCTGTGCCAGGACATAATGGGAGGATATATGTAAGGGCACCCATCACCATCCCAGCTCCAGATAAAGAAGATTGGGAACCTCTGCTATATGATAAAGGAATATACAACAAATGAAGGAAAGATTCAGCATGGTACCAGGGCAGATAAGGGATTAAGGAGAATAACAACTCCACATACACAGTTCAACAGGAATGTGCCTTGAGTAAGAAGCTTTCATGTTGCTACTTTTGTACATTTTccatgttcatttttttaaagttttgcacAAAGTGGCTATGGTGGATTTGTCAGTGTGTTTAATATTTGTATGTAATTAAACTCTGCAAAACATGTATTTAACAGCCCAGGAACAAAATCTCCTTGGACACTCTTACCAACATGAGGAAGAGATATAAGCAATGTTTTCTGCTTGTCAAATTACTCATGTTTAGCAAGGCACTGAGTAGAATTTCATAAGCTAGTTGAAGGATAGTTTAGGTTACCTCTCTGATAATAGTCTATGATCATGGATGGGTCTATTTCTTATTCATATTAGGATCACAATCAGCCAGAATACAGTGCATATCAAATGAAAAGATTTGCATACAGGCCAAATACCAATATGAGATCGAACACATCTCTACTCTGGATGTGTTAAGTAACTTTTAAAATTCCATGCCGAGGTGCTTACTCAAAAGTACAAAATTATTTTGGATAAAGAGGAATCTCTGGCAACCTCTATCGCAAAGCTGTTGATACTATATGATTTAAATATGTACCTCATGTCCTTTTCACATGATACAAAGGAGCAAAAGGTACTAACAACCATACACAAGAGGGGTCAATCTCCTATATTTGCAATCAAACAATCCTCTTCTAATTAGCTTTCTATAACAAAAGCAGGCTTTCCTATGTGTGTATTCAGCTTTTTTTGCTTGGCAGCAAATGCATACTGCTGTGTTGATGATAGACTAATGGATGATAacaccacaggaaaaaaaaacaaagcctCCAGCTGAGTAGCCTTGAAATGTTTTCACCAGTCTCATTTAGTGTATATGCTTTTGAATACAGCATTTGGGAATTTCAGTTCTGCATTAATCATGCTAAGTACCAATGTGGTTCATTGCTTTTCCTATAATAATATAATGTATACCCTCTCCACTGCAGAAATCCAATTACAGCTAGCTGTATGGATCATGGGGAACAGTTATGGTATAATACGGTATGGCACTAGCGTTCCTATGATCCAGGGACTTAAAGGTTGCTATTTCTATGGGCAGGTCCACACAAACTCTGCAATGGGACAGTTGGCTGACGCACCTGTACCACTTTAATGAGAGCTCTctgttggtgtagttaatccacctcgagaggtggtagctatgtataactacattgcttaagagtgtggatttttcacacccgccctgagtgacatagttatacccaCGTAATTCTGTAGTGTACACCTGCCCTATGAGTTTTTTAGTACAGAGGTTAGGTTTTTAATCCTAAAATCTCTCCTTGCAATTGATTAGCCACTTCCCCCCCTTACTGTACCTGTAACTGATATTTCTCTAATGGACAAAAGCctgaatttttaaaggtatttaagtgttACTCTGCTTATCACTGCAAAGCCTAAGTGATTTAGATgactaagtctcattttcaaaatgacttaggctcctaagggcCCAAGTCGCTTATGAAAATAAGATTCAAACAATTAAATCACATGGGCCTTGTAAGGCTTTGCAGAGCAacacctaaatatttttaaaaatttgggccAGGACACTTTCTAAATAGATGGGGTTTTGCTTATATTGTATTTGAAGAAGCACAATTGACCAATGAAAGTGCAGAATTTTTGAGTTGTCTTGAGGTTTTCCATTAGCTACCCTAGCTCCACATGCTAAATATCAGGTGTACAATAAACAGATATACTTGCAACTTGGGAGACAAGAGACTCTTGACTGTCTCACATGCAGGTTAAATGTGCAAACTATAAACTACTAACAGATACTGCTCTCAAAATTATAGCTGTGTCACACTGGTAGCATTTAAGAGCTCCTGATGCAGCCATATTCTATTATTCTGATCTTTCCTTTGCATGAGGATATTGGAAACTGTGCCTTTAGTATTGTCTCTCTgagaaactgccaactctcctgaactctttatcccttagattttcttcccatgggaccttacctaccagttctcttaagtctgcccttttttttttttgaagtccacTATGCTTATTcttctgctctcactccttcctttctttaGAATCCTGAAATCTGTCACGTCATGATCACTTTCAAACAGACTGCCTTCCAAATTCAGATTTGCTACCAATTCATCccgttggtcagaatcaagtctaaaatggctggccctctggttacttcctccactttctggacCAAAAAgtttccaagaacttattggaaattTATTTTGGTGTGTTACTTTTCCAATAGAAGTCTGGATAGTTAAAGTTCCCCATTGCTACCAGGACTTGTGTGttagatatttctgttatttgttccaGAAAACACtcatctacctcttcttcttcctgcTTTGGTCGTCTATAGTAGACCCTTACCATGAACTCACCACCCTCTTTTTCttaccccttttatctttacatagagactttcaactggtctgcctcccacctccttctggatctcagaacaagtgtatatattcttgatgcaTAATGCGACATCTcctcctagtttaaagccctcctcacaaaGTTGGTATGTTAAGATGCTCCCTGCCTTTTTAATCAGATGggctcccatctcttcccagcacaCCTTCTTCCCAGAATAGTATCCCATTGTTGAGGAAGCCAAAGTCCTCTGGTAGGTACCATGTGTGGAACCATGCATTCATCTTCAGGATGTGCATGACCCTTCCTGGGCCCTTACCCTCAGCCAGGAAGATGGATGAGACAACTACCTGTGCCCTGACCCCTTTACCCTAGTTCCCAGAGTCCTAAAGTCCAGGGATTTGGAGCTATCACATTTTTGAATTGCTCCGTTCCAGCTCCGGGCAAAAACCTACTGGtccatgctccagctccaggctccgctccaaagccctgctgaaGTCTATCTTTTGGCAGTAGTATTTCACAGTTTTGCATTTGCAAATGGTCATTTATAAGTCTCATTAAATTGTCATTTGCTATCCAGCTCAGGGAGAAAAACTGATAAAACTGATGATAAAACTCCCTCTGTGTTCTTCAATGTTTTATACTACTTTATTTGTTGCTGGGTTCCACGTATGACACTTCTTCGATGGAAATATGTTAATATAACAGCATAACTTGCTGAATAGGCTAAGATCTGAAATGGTGGTTTATGAATTCAAACAGAAGTTTTGCAGTAATTGAGAACTGTTTCTTCTCTTTTCAAGTTAAGGAATATCAACTTTCACAGTATTCTTAAGTAGACAGAGTGATTATTTATTTTAACCTCCTATTTATGCACTTTATTGTAAAGAGGTGTTAATTCCTTTTAGGTGAATTTGCTACATGCTCAAGTGCTATTTGACCCCTATTTACAGCCATATTTCTCCTTCCTATTTGTTGTTGCTGCTATTCAGTTCAGCAACCATTTAAATCTAATAACAATCATTGgtgtattttgttttttcatacaaatattttaatgaaaaaatacagAACTATGAATTAGGTAACTGTCTCAAGGCTATGCTAGCAAATGATTAATTAGTAAAGAAAGTTTAACAAACTGAggggaaaacattttatttattttggtgcatcaaatattttaaaaataaaagctaagtATTCCATGTCATCATGCACTCAACTTACTGAGGGTGTTTCATCAGTTACACAAAGTAATATGTTAATACAGATGGTTTAATCAGAGTCAATCATACGATAACCTGCTCTAATTTCACCTGCAGGAATGTAAAACACACAATATTCTAAGGAAATGCTGATAAATAAGACACCATTACCCTTTGTTTGTAAGATAATGTAATTTGACAAGAAAAGAAATGGAGGAGGGTAAAGGAACACAAATATGGTATTTTTATACCAAGCATCAGAAAATCCTCTAGACTAGCAAACTCTGAAAGGTATCCTGCTTTTCAAGTCTCTCTCAAAATGGCAAAAATCAAAGCCAATTCACAAGTATTTAGTGTATGGAAACAATCCATTTTGTTATAGTAACCACTTCTCTCTAAGACTCCCTAATCAGTCATGCAGAGAATGAACAATAAAACTCTTTTGATTCCATGTATGTTGCTTGCAATTTTGGAATAGTCAATTCACTTTCTGGTCTTTTTACTTTTGTGTAATAGGAAAAGAGTTCTGGTCCATTAATTCGCCCACTCTCTCCTGGAGGAAGTTAACCAACTCAGCTAACACAAAAACATGCGTTTCATCCAGATCTTGTATGATGAACTTCTTCCCCAGTGCATTTGACTCATCCAAATACAGCAGGAACTGCTTCATGGCTGGGTCACTGTAGAGACAAACATGCACCAGAATCCATATTATTGTCATATGACACAATACAGCAACACAGCAGTAAGTAAAACAACTTTGGAATAATGGAATGTGAAAACTGCTTCCTGAGCAGCATCCTCATTTTCAAGAGCTCTTTATTGCTTAAGAATAACTTTTAGGAAAGCACTTCTAAGATGATGGATGTAGGCAACACTGACCCTTTTGGAGTACTTTATAAATTATATTGTGACTGGCTAAAAGTGCCCAAGAGGAAGAAAACTGATTGCCTGACTTGCAGAGAATACTTGATTATATTGgtattataaaaatatgttttcagtAAAACATGAACAATGAGTTTAAGGTTCATTTGCCTTTTCTGAACACTTATTATAATTTAATATCCTCAGTTTACATATTTTTGTTCTCACCTGATTTAGCTATAAATAGTATAGACAAAGCCAAGGCCCTTTGctttcagttttgattttgtttaaaatttcctgGGAATTTTGGTgtttattacaaaaattaaaaacatagaTGAAAATCAGCACAAAAAATTTACTTCACAGTTGTCTAAGTAAATATCAGGTTAATACTGGGCAATGAGAGgacagaaaaaaagcaaaaaatagaGAAAAGTAAGAGTATTGAAAGTAAAAGCAATTTAATGCTGTGGTTTATTACATGCACTGTACATATTCATGTGCATGCGTGTCTTGCACTACACTGTCTTTAACAGATAGCCTTGCATTTACACTTAGACCAATTTATTATTAGCATAAACATTTACCCAATGTATTGGATTTTCTTAACAATCCATTTTTTCATATACGTGAGTGGTCCAAAATTAGGATGAAAATGGGTAAAAACTGTATAATAGCCTTTGTAAAACCTGAGAATTTTtctataaaaactgaaaatgaacgGCCCTAAGTACAATATAGCATGAAATAGTATTGTACCTGAAGCACAAAATGGAGTTTAAGAGTTTCTCAGTAAATCCTTAATTAtctaatattttatatttgacAAAACTTTGTGGGGTTGTTTTGGTAGtgttttaaagttaatttttcaATACCTTATCTAGGCACCTTACCTAGCTCCTCTGGGGCTCTCAGgttttatttaaatgtaattaGTTAAAGGGTCAGtgataaaaaatatttattgagcTGAGGTGTAGGTAATATCATAAGAAGGGCAATCTTTACAATAGCCACATTACAAAGAGACTAGATAATTTAAAATGAGACTTTTTAATAAGTGCTGTGTTCCACTGATATATTTAGCAGTTTCGACTTGacagaaatatataaatatatcagtggAACACAGCACTTATttaataatatatatacacatttttacACAAGTCAGGAAAAGCATGTTCTTCGGTGAAATTTATGCATTTTTAAACTAATCTGGATTCTGGCAACTGGAATGTGCTGGTGCAGCAGTCAGTGCTGGAAAAGTAGATGTCAGAACTAAGGGGCTCAGAATCTTTTAATAGAAACCATTATTTATATTAGAAATTATATTATCTGACAGAAAGGAGGAAATAAGATTTAGCAAGGTCTGCAATTGATATTAGTACCAGTTACCATATTTCCAGACCTTCTATGGGGGAAAACAAAACCACCAACACATTTGGGTGAACTGCGTACCACAAAATTAATGTAAACTTTTTACATGATGTAGAAATCCTTTTAGATATTGGCCTCAAAACACATAGAAGCATGACTTGAGTGAGGAAAGACGTTTGCAAGATACAGAATAATTATGAAGCCAGAAAAGTGAAAAAAGCCACCAAGTTAATGCTCATCTAAAGAGGTTACACTAATTTGCATTGGCATGTCTGGAAAGAAACTTAAGATTATATAAAATCGAAGGTGGAAAAATTGAATACCCTAAGTGCTTCTTTATAAATTATTTATCATTCCTCCATAACCAGTTGTCTCCTTTTGAACTTCATCCAACGGCAGGTTACCGATCCAAACTGCTAGTGCCAGATAATTATTAGCATTTGCTTGCTTGCTGTTTAGTGATCTGTTGGAAAAGAGTTAGTAGTCTCAGGCCAGATCCCATGGGACAGATGTCCACATCACCACAAAACCATCACAGTTAGCATTAATTGGAGCCCTTCTGGCAGTTATACCAGAAAGGCTTTAAATTAATACATGAAGACTTAACTATATTCTAATCCTTGATGTGGTCCCTCCAGAACAGGGCTTAGCATGCACATTAAAAGGGTGGGGAAGCTTGCGACTTCAGTGCCTTGCCAAATTTTCCTTTGATCTGTTTACAGATACAAAATTcaaacattttttgttgtttttaaccgATCAC includes:
- the GTF2H5 gene encoding general transcription factor IIH subunit 5 yields the protein MVNVLKGVLIECDPAMKQFLLYLDESNALGKKFIIQDLDETHVFVLAELVNFLQERVGELMDQNSFPITQK